In Rubidibacter lacunae KORDI 51-2, a single genomic region encodes these proteins:
- a CDS encoding DJ-1/PfpI family protein: MVLIPGGYGTRRAIQDLETVAWVAQQAGTCELLLSVCTGALLLAKAGLLDGKPATTHHGALDMLGRLDPTANLRDRRVIDNGDIVLTASISAGIDMSLHVVARLLGEAAARDTATYMEYDWYGSDVALARSALQAT, from the coding sequence ATAGTTCTAATTCCCGGCGGCTATGGCACGCGACGTGCAATCCAAGATCTGGAGACCGTCGCATGGGTTGCCCAACAAGCAGGAACTTGCGAGCTGTTGCTCTCTGTTTGCACTGGCGCGCTGCTGCTGGCTAAAGCCGGACTACTCGACGGCAAACCTGCCACTACCCACCATGGCGCGCTCGACATGCTCGGTCGGCTTGACCCTACCGCTAACCTCCGCGATCGCCGCGTCATCGATAACGGCGATATCGTGCTCACTGCCAGTATCTCCGCTGGCATCGATATGTCATTACATGTCGTTGCCCGCCTGCTCGGCGAGGCTGCCGCCCGCGATACTGCCACATACATGGAATACGATTGGTACGGCAGTGATGTTGCCCTGGCTCGCTCAGCTCTTCAAGCAACTTAA
- a CDS encoding cytochrome P450, translating to MAEETRSLKQLPAPKAGFLLGHSTHFSKDPLKFLCDCERSYSSIVPLRLGLSQTCFLTDPSFIAEVLRERTVFVKNTPGWQAIRTLVGVGLLGSDGDFWTRQRKLTQPTFHQRRIVAFGELMVKATEKMLVDWKENAVRDIHRDMMDLTLDIVMQALLNVNIEGKEAKAIARALDLSMKWFSQQQKRGFLLPINIPLPLTRRYFASVREMDGFIFKLIQQRRVSSEDTGDLLSMLLHVKDETDGSQMSDRQLRDELATLMLAGHETTANALTWTWMLLAQNPQVEAKLHQELDVVLQGRLPSAADLPHLTFAQNILKESMRLYPPIVLMARSAIQDYVLMGCRIPKKCIVLMSPWVMHRSDRYFEDPLSFQPERWENDMEKRLPKCTYFPFGEGPRICIGKSFAQMESILILATIAQRYRLRLETEHEIVPFPSITLRPRDGLQMHLLRRQTAFA from the coding sequence ATGGCAGAAGAGACTCGGTCGTTAAAGCAACTTCCAGCTCCTAAGGCTGGTTTTCTATTAGGTCATTCTACTCACTTTTCTAAAGATCCCTTAAAATTTCTGTGCGATTGCGAGCGAAGTTACAGCAGTATAGTTCCGTTGCGGCTAGGACTCTCCCAGACGTGTTTCCTTACCGACCCCAGCTTCATTGCCGAAGTACTCCGAGAACGCACCGTTTTTGTTAAGAACACCCCGGGTTGGCAGGCGATTCGAACGCTGGTCGGTGTTGGTTTGCTCGGTAGCGACGGTGACTTCTGGACTCGGCAGCGGAAGTTAACTCAACCGACTTTCCATCAACGACGGATTGTAGCCTTTGGCGAGCTCATGGTGAAGGCGACCGAAAAGATGCTGGTTGACTGGAAAGAAAATGCCGTCCGTGACATCCATCGAGACATGATGGATTTGACACTCGATATAGTGATGCAAGCGCTTTTAAATGTAAACATAGAAGGCAAAGAAGCCAAAGCTATTGCCCGTGCTCTTGACTTAAGCATGAAATGGTTCTCTCAACAGCAGAAACGCGGTTTCTTACTTCCAATCAACATTCCTTTACCGCTCACTCGACGTTACTTTGCATCAGTCCGAGAAATGGATGGGTTTATCTTTAAACTCATTCAACAGCGGCGTGTCAGCAGTGAAGACACTGGAGATTTGCTATCGATGCTCTTGCACGTTAAGGATGAAACTGATGGTAGCCAGATGAGCGATCGCCAGCTTCGAGATGAATTGGCAACATTGATGCTTGCAGGCCACGAAACTACTGCTAATGCTCTCACTTGGACTTGGATGCTGCTCGCACAGAACCCCCAAGTTGAAGCAAAGCTCCATCAAGAGTTGGATGTAGTCTTGCAGGGACGACTACCAAGCGCGGCAGACTTGCCTCACTTAACTTTCGCACAAAATATCTTGAAAGAGTCTATGCGTTTGTATCCTCCCATTGTTTTAATGGCTCGTTCTGCAATTCAAGACTACGTATTGATGGGGTGCCGCATTCCCAAAAAATGCATCGTTCTCATGAGCCCTTGGGTCATGCATCGCAGCGATCGATATTTCGAAGATCCCTTATCTTTCCAACCAGAACGTTGGGAAAATGACATGGAGAAACGCCTTCCCAAGTGCACTTATTTCCCTTTTGGTGAAGGACCTAGAATCTGCATTGGCAAGAGCTTTGCTCAAATGGAATCAATATTGATATTGGCAACTATTGCCCAACGTTACCGACTTCGCCTTGAAACGGAGCATGAAATCGTGCCTTTCCCGTCCATTACATTGCGACCTAGAGATGGTCTTCAAATGCATTTGCTGCGACGACAGACAGCATTTGCTTGA
- a CDS encoding NADAR family protein, giving the protein MVIYFYKADAPYGCFSNFSPHPICLEGCEWPTVEHYYQAHKLLGTPDEPLMSIIRKAVTPEEAAAIGRNRARTIRADWSIAKRQVMWDGVLTKFLTHSNIQAMLLATGDDVLVENSPRDSYWGCGRDGTGHNALGELLMRVRQHIRHHPEAMLS; this is encoded by the coding sequence ATGGTTATTTACTTTTATAAAGCTGACGCGCCCTACGGTTGCTTCTCAAATTTCTCTCCTCACCCGATCTGTTTAGAGGGCTGCGAGTGGCCGACAGTCGAGCATTACTATCAAGCGCACAAGCTCCTCGGTACGCCAGACGAGCCTCTGATGTCTATTATTCGCAAAGCGGTCACACCTGAAGAAGCTGCCGCAATTGGGCGCAATCGGGCGCGGACGATCCGAGCTGATTGGTCTATAGCTAAGCGGCAGGTCATGTGGGATGGTGTATTGACTAAATTCCTTACCCACTCAAATATTCAGGCGATGCTTCTTGCAACTGGTGATGACGTGCTAGTAGAGAATTCACCTCGCGATTCCTATTGGGGCTGCGGGCGCGATGGGACCGGACACAACGCCCTCGGAGAGTTGCTGATGCGAGTGCGCCAACACATCCGCCATCATCCAGAAGCCATGCTGTCTTAG
- a CDS encoding type 1 glutamine amidotransferase family protein, with protein sequence MSQSPTHARNVAILIFDDVEVLDFCGPYEVFGVTGRDDNPKPFQPFTVAERAGPIAARNCLSVNPT encoded by the coding sequence ATGAGTCAATCCCCAACTCACGCGCGCAACGTTGCTATCCTAATATTCGACGATGTCGAGGTTCTTGACTTTTGCGGTCCCTATGAAGTCTTTGGCGTCACCGGCCGCGACGACAATCCCAAGCCTTTCCAACCTTTCACCGTTGCAGAACGCGCGGGCCCGATCGCGGCCCGCAACTGCCTTAGCGTCAACCCCACCTAA
- a CDS encoding 50S ribosomal protein L32, translating into MAVPKKKTSKARTRTHKALWKRKAALEAQKALSLGKSVLTGRSNSFVYVTDDEDDEDDDE; encoded by the coding sequence ATGGCAGTTCCCAAAAAGAAAACATCAAAGGCGCGTACGCGCACGCACAAGGCTCTTTGGAAGCGTAAGGCAGCTCTGGAAGCCCAGAAGGCTTTGTCACTAGGCAAATCCGTTTTGACGGGACGCTCGAACAGCTTTGTGTACGTTACGGATGACGAGGACGATGAGGACGACGATGAGTAG